A part of Macaca mulatta isolate MMU2019108-1 chromosome 12, T2T-MMU8v2.0, whole genome shotgun sequence genomic DNA contains:
- the XIRP2 gene encoding xin actin-binding repeat-containing protein 2 isoform X2 encodes MARYQAAVSRGDCRSFSANMMEESEMCTVPGGLAKVKKQFEDEITSSRNTFAQYQYQHQNRSEQEAIHSSQVGTSKSSQELARNEQEGSKVQKIDVHGTEMVSHLEKHTKEINQASQFHQYVQETVIDTPEDEEIPKVSTKLLKEQFEKSAQEKILYSDKEMTTPAKQIKIESECEETLKPSSVVSTSSTSCISTSQRKETSTTRYSDHSVTSSTLAQINATSSGMTEEFPPPPPDVLQTSVDVTAFSQSPELPSPPRRLPVPKDVYSKQRNLYELNRLYKHIHPELRKNLEKDYISEVSEIVSSQMNSGSSVSADVQQARYVFENTNDSSQKDLNSEREYLEWDEILKGEVQSIRWIFENQPLDSINNGSPDEGDISRGVADQEIIAGGDVKYTTWMFETQPIDTLGAHSSDTVENAEKIPELARGDVCTARWMFETRPLDSMNKMHQSQEESAVTISKDITGGNVKTVRYMFETQHLDQLGQLHSVDEVHLLQLRSELKEIKGNVKRSIKCFETQPLYVIRDGSGQMLEIKTVHREDVEKGDVRTARWMFETQPLDTINKDITEIKIVRGISMEENVKGGVSKAKWLFETQPLEKIKESEEVIIEKETIIGTDVSRKCWMFETQPLDILKEVPDADPLQHEEIIGGDVQTTKHLFETLPIEALKDSPDIGKLQKITASQEEKGDVRHQKWIFETQPLEDIRKDKKEYTRTVKLEEVDRGDVKNYTHIFESNNLIKFDASHKIEVEGVTRGAVELNKSLFETTPLYAIQDPLGKYHQVKTVQQEEIIRGDVRSCRWLFETRPIDQFDESIHKFQIIRGISAQEIQTGNVKSAKWLFETQPLDSIKYFSDVEETESKTEQARDIIKGDVKTCKWLFETQPMESLYEKVSLMTSSEEIHKGDVKTCTWLFETQPLDAIKDDSETKVKLQTVKQEEIQGGDVRTTCFLFETENLDSIQGEEVKEIKPVEMDIQAGDVSSMRYKFENQSLDSISSSSEEVLKKIKTLKTEDIQKGNVLNCRWLFENQPIDKIKESQEGDECVKTVTDIQGGDVRKGCFIFETFSLDEIKEESDYISTKKTITEEVMQGDVKSYRMLFETQPLYAIQDREGSYHEVTTVKKEEVIHGDVRGTRWLFETKPLDSINKSETVYVIKAVTQEDIQKGDVSSVRYRFETQPLDQISEESHNIVPTVDHIQGGNVKTSKQFFESENFDKNNYIRTVSVNEIQKGNVKTSTWLFETHTIDELRGEGLEYENIKTVTQEDVQKGDVKQAVWLFENQTFDSIMEAHNGVTKVTKEEIPPSDVKTTTWLFETTPLHEFNENRIEKIEIIGKSIKKTLEDLYSQKVIQAPGIIIEADEVGDVRMAKYKLMNQASPEIQKEEIIRADLRNIMVNLLSKRDYTKREILVSEEEKGNVNLTKTQLLNKSTEFHAEKEEIVKGDVQHAIKNLFSEERSVKKGILIQEDERGDINMTIYCLLHENDGDTIEREEVIGGDVRRTIHNLLSSTSNNKISERAKIDASERGNVQFFTTCIEAGALDYLKQLHTESNETLTAKKQEGEKEIIGGDVEGTKLLLKKRQSLVERTVSETDIIPGDVHNTVKVFMTEPQSTLGKIPKEEIIKGDLASTLNSLSQAVNQKTVTKTEEIIKGDMLATLKSLKESTRRWKESKQPDAIPGDIEKAIECLEKATNTRTEILKKELLKDDLETSLRSLKEAQRSFKEVDKEGVIKKDAHVVMAGSSGEQKTDIHQVAVQRNKNSLQPKSGPFEPAAEWQGGADTLSQTMGKSCHGNLAEERTEVNLPKAPKGSVKIVIDREQNNDALEKSLRRLSNSHHKSIKNVLESGDKMGVWTDITGEQHLRDEYMSRQLTSTVSVKNNLKTKESDREVRELKKDDDFNSVQSADKTVGKQQTYERRNDHQKTEAFHIKSPKKTENIKILTDTQNSKPSPTQHPVSMPVGGTYKISGDFQKQTLLKQETKYSNKNIKQKNINFQPMWQPLPVEQDTTSVTEVKVSEKNHNTFKTTNKKQETDVHWKSQDFLMKTNTSTDLKTAMERSLSPINFNPENNVKESECPLPPPSPPPPPPSNASSEIEFPLPPPPPLMMFPEKNGFLPSLSTEKIKAEFESFPGLPLPPPPVDEKSERESPSMFLPPPPPPTPSQNPAHLLSSSAPEKHSGAFMQQYSQKEASNSQNSQAKIITGKSGVLPPPTLPKPKLPKHIKDNKNHFSPKVELTNSLSDMECKITTSKDQKKVMMMTSSEHIETKQNVISKSLDERKQLFVDSANCLSHTVPGTSAPKKKQIAPLIKSHSFPESSGQQSPKPYMRKFKTPLMIAEEKYRQQKEELEKQKQESSYYNIVKTESQNQHISEVEKEMPLRKTNEEVSVSGIDSERTVVQPNPGSQSNAQVLGVCSDNQLSTTSPVTVTAKRLHHVLAASEDKDKMKKEVLQSARDIMQSKSACEIKQSHQECSTQQTQQNQYLEQLHLPQSKPISPNFKVKTIKLPTLDHTLNETDHSYESHKQQSEVDVQTFAKQQYLETKKTEASTECSHKQSLAERHYQLPKKEKRVTIKLPTESIQKNHEDKLQIVPGKQEEFAGSDRGKLPGSEEKNKGPSMISRKEERLITERKQEVLKNKSAPKVVKQKVIDAHLDSQTQNFQQTQIQTSESKAEHKKWPQPYNSLQEEKCLQVKGIQQKQVFSNTKDSKQEITQNKSFFSAVKESQQDDGKCAVNIVEFLRKREELQQILSRVKQFEAEPNKSGLKTFQTLLNTIPGWLISEEKREYAVHIAMENNLEKVKEEITHIKTQAEDMLVSYENIIQTAMMSSKTGKSGNKPTSLDEASSKVSNVHVSNNKNSEQKENKIAKEKTGQHQVAAHREAAVHSHVKTHQEIKLDESNIPPPSLKTRPPSPTFITIESTVRRTETPTKDELSQSPKKDSYVEPPPRRPMSQTSEIHRANTSPSPPRSRSEQLVRLKDTTAKLSKGAIPCPAVTPVPIVEKRSEIIMSPATLRRQIKIETRGRDSPPTITIPVNIHHTPSGSSRESMEAQEEIRKVEKRATYVHNAGLNSTDPIVPDTESYDAVEIIRKVEVPPRRSEHTQRYEAANRTVQMAENFVNDRENEINRWFREFEHGPVSEAKSNRRVYANGETNHNIQQESHTFCQEEFGLTSLGNTSFTDFSCKHPRELQEKIPVKQPRICSETRSLSEHFSGMDAFESQIVESKMKTSSSHSSEAGKSGCDFKHAPPTYEDVIAGHILDISDSPKEVRKNFQKTWQESGRVFKSLGYATSDSSATEMRTAFQEESAFISETAAPRQGNMYTLSKDSLSNGVPSGRQAEFS; translated from the exons GAGGCAATTCATAGCAGCCAGGTTGGCACTTCAAAAAGCAGCCAGGAATTGGCAAGAAATGAACAAGAAGGGTCCAAAGTACAGAAAATTGATGTTCATGGAACAGAAATG GTCTCTCATCTTGAAAAGCACACCAAGGAAATAAACCAAGCATCTCAGTTTCATCAATATGTTCAGGAAACAG TCATTGATACACCTGAGGATGAAGAAATTCCAAAGGTTTCGACTAAGTTGTTAAAAGAGCAGTTTGAAAAGTCTGCCCAGGAAAAGATCCTTTACTCTGACAAAGAGATGACAACCCCAGCAAAGCAGATTAAG ATTGAAAGTGAATGTGAAGAGACTTTAAAGCCATCATCAGTTGTGAGTACCTCTTCCACTTCTTGCATTTCAACCAGCCAGAGGAAGGAAACATCAACCACAAGATATAGTGATCACAGTGTCACTTCCTCAACTCTGGCACAAATTAATGCTACTTCTTCAGGAATGACAGAAGAATTTCCTCCTCCCCCACCTGATGTACTTCAAACTTCAGTAGATGTGACAGCATTTTCCCAGTCCCCTGAACTACCCAGTCCTCCTAGAAGACTACCAGTCCCCAAAGATGTATATTCCAAGCAAAGAAATTTGTATGAATTAAACCGTTTATATAAACACATCCATCCTGAGTTAAGAAAAAACTTAGAAAAAGATTATATCAGTGAGGTTTCTGAGATTGTTTCTAGTCAAATGAACTCAGGGAGTTCAGTCTCAGCAGATGTGCAACAAGCCCGTTATGTTTTTGAAAACACAAATGACAGTTCTCAAAAAGATCTGAACTCAGAAAGAGAATACTTGGAATGGGATGAAATTCTGAAGGGAGAGGTGCAGTCCATTAGATGGATCTTCGAGAATCAACCATTGGATTCCATTAACAATGGCTCTCCTGATGAAGGTGACATTTCCAGGGGTGTTGCTGATCAAGAAATCATTGCTGGTGGTGATGTGAAATATACTACATGGATGTTTGAAACCCAACCCATTGACACACTTGGGGCTCATTCTTCTGACACTgtagaaaatgcagagaaaattCCTGAGCTAGCCAGAGGAGATGTCTGCACAGCTCGGTGGATGTTTGAAACAAGGCCATTGGACTCAATGAATAAAATGCATCAAAGTCAAGAAGAATCAGCGGTAACTATCAGTAAGGACATAACTGGGGGGAATGTCAAGACTGTGAGATACATGTTTGAAACTCAACATCTAGATCAACTTGGACAGCTTCATTCAGTGGATGAGGTTCACTTACTGCAGCTTAGGTCTGAGCTCAAAGAAATTAAGGGAAATGTTAAGAGAAGTATAAAATGTTTTGAGACTCAACCATTATATGTTATTAGAGATGGTTCGGGTCAAATGCTGGAAATTAAAACTGTTCACAGGGAAGATGTTGAAAAGGGAGATGTAAGAACAGCACGGTGGATGTTTGAAACACAGCCGTTGGACACaattaacaaagatattacagaaattaaaattgtCCGAGGAATATCTATGGAAGAAAATGTCAAAGGTGGGGTGAGTAAGGCAAAGTGGTTATTTGAAACCCAACCTTTGGAGAAAATCAAAGAGTCAGAAGAGGTCATCATTGAAAAGGAAACAATAATAGGTACAGATGTCTCCAGAAAGTGTTGGATGTTTGAAACACAGCCATTAGACATTCTAAAAGAAGTTCCTGATGCAGATCCTCTACAACATGAGGAGATAATAGGGGGTGATGTACAAACTACTAAGCATCTATTTGAAACACTTCCAATTGAGGCATTAAAAGACAGTCCTGATATAGGAAAGCTTCAAAAAATCACTGCCTCTCAAGAAGAAAAAGGGGATGTTAGGCATCAAAAATGGATATTTGAAACCCAACCTCTGGAAGAcattagaaaagataaaaaagagtaCACACGAACAGTGAAACTTGAAGAAGTTGACAGAGGAGATGTGAAGAACTACACACATATCTTTGAATCaaacaatttaattaaatttgatGCATCACATAAAATAGAGGTGGAAGGAGTCACAAGAGGTGCTGTAGAGTTAAATAAATCTCTCTTCGAGACAACACCACTGTATGCCATTCAAGATCCCCTTGGAAAATATCATCAAGTAAAGACAGTCCagcaagaagaaatcataagAGGTGATGTAAGAAGCTGTAGGTGGCTTTTTGAAACAAGGCCCATTGACCAGTTTGATGAAAGCATtcataaatttcaaataattagaGGAATATCTGCTCAAGAAATACAGACTGGAAATGTGAAATCTGCCAAATGGTTGTTTGAAACCCAACCTCTtgattcaattaaatattttagtgatgtggaagaaacagaaagtaaaactgAACAAGCTAGAGATATTATTAAAGGGGATGTCAAAACCTGTAAATGGCTTTTTGAGACCCAGCCAATGGAGTCTCTTTATGAAAAAGTTTCGTTAATGACCAGCAGTGAAGAAATTCATAAGGGAGATGTCAAAACCTGTACTTGGCTCTTTGAAACTCAGCCACTTGATGCCATAAAAGATGACTCTGAAACAAAAGTCAAATTGCAAACTGTAAAACAGGAGGAGATCCAAGGTGGGGATGTTCGTacaacatgttttctttttgagacagaaaatttGGACAGCATACAAGGAGAAGAAGTGAAGGAAATCAAGCCTGTTGAAATGGATATACAAGCTGGAGATGTTTCTAGCATGAGgtataaatttgaaaatcagtCCTTAGATTCCATAAGTTCCAGTTCAGAGGAAGTTTTGAAAAAGAtcaaaaccttaaaaactgaaGATATTCAGAAAGGCAATGTTTTAAATTGTAGGTGGCTTTTTGAAAACCAACCAATTGATAAGATAAAAGAAAGCCAAGAAGGTGATGAATGTGTTAAGACGGTGACAGACATACAAGGTGGCGATGTAAGAAAGGGGtgctttatttttgagactttttCTTTAGATGAGATTAAAGAAGAATCTGACTATATCAGCACCAAGAAAACAATTACTGAAGAAGTAATGCAGGGTGATGTAAAAAGCTACAGAATGCTCTTTGAAACCCAGCCACTCTATGCAATTCAAGACCGAGAAGGGTCCTATCACGAAGTAACCACagttaaaaaagaagaagtaattCATGGAGATGTACGAGGAACAAGGTGGCTTTTTGAAACAAAGCCATTAGACTCTATTAATAAATCAGAAACTGTGTATGTTATTAAAGCTGTCACACAAGAAGACATTCAGAAGGGAGATGTTAGTTCTGTCAGATACAGGTTTGAAACTCAGCCACTGGATCAGATTTCTGAAGAATCACATAATATTGTGCCCACTGTTGACCATATACAAGGTGGCAATGTAAAGACAAGTAAACAATTCTTTGAGTCTGAAAATTTTGATAAGAATAACTATATACGAACAGTAAGTGTCAATGAAATACAAAAGGGCAATGTCAAAACATCTACTTGGCTGTTTGAAACCCACACTATAGATGAACTGAGAGGAGAAGGGTTAGAATATGAAAATATCAAGACAGTCACCCAGGAAGATGTGCAGAAAGGTGATGTTAAGCAGGCTGTGTGGCTTTTTGAAAATCAAACTTTTGATTCTATTATGGAAGCACATAACGGTGTCACAAAAGTGACCAAGGAAGAAATCCCTCCTTCTGATGTCAAAACAACTACGTGGCTCTTTGAAACAACACCACTTCATGAATTTaatgaaaatagaatagaaaagatAGAAATTATTGGCAAGAGCATTAAAAAAACTTTAGAAGATCTCTACTCTCAAAAAGTTATCCAGGCTCCTGGAATCATCATTGAAGCTGATGAAGTTGGGGATGTTCGAATGGCAAAATACAAGCTAATGAACCAAGCATCTCCTGAgatacagaaagaagaaattataaggGCTGATCTCAGAAATATAATGGTGAACCTACTTTCCAAAAGGGACTATACTAAAAGAGAGATTTTGGTTAgtgaagaagagaagggaaatgtTAATTTGACTAAAACTCAATTATTAAACAAATCAACTGAATTTCATGCTGAAAAAGAAGAGATAGTGAAAGGTGATGTACAACATGCAATAAAAAACCTGTTCTCTGAGGAAAGATCTGTAAAGAAAGGCATCTTAATTCAGGAAGATGAAAGAGGAGATATTAACATGACTATCTATTGTCTTCTTCATGAAAATGATGGTGACACAATTGAGCGTGAAGAAGTAATAGGGGGTGATGTCAGACGTACCATTCATAATTTATTATCTTCCACATCAaacaataaaatatctgaaaggGCTAAAATTGATGCCTCAGAGAGGGGAAATGTTCAGTTTTTCACAACCTGCATAGAAGCTGGAGCTTTGGATTATCTCAAACAACTCCATACAGAGTCAAATGAAACATTGACAGCTAAGaaacaagaaggagagaaagaaatcatTGGTGGTGATGTTGAAGGCACAAAACTGTTACTGAAGAAAAGGCAGTCTCTGGTTGAACGTACTGTTAGTGAAACTGACATCATCCCTGGAGATGTGCATAATACAGTTAAGGTTTTTATGACTGAGCCTCAGAGTACACTTGGTAAGATACCCAAAGAAGAGATTATAAAAGGTGATTTGGCATCAACCCTAAATTCCCTCAGCCAGGCTGTAAATCAGAAAACAGtgacaaaaacagaagaaattataaaaggtGACATGCTAGCCACACTCAAGTCACTTAAAGAATCAACCCGTCGATGGAAAGAATCTAAACAGCCTGATGCCATCCCTGGTGATATTGAGAAAGCTATTGAATGCCTTGAAAAAGCTACAAATACAAGGACAGAAATTCTGAAAAAGGAGCTTCTGAAAGATGACCTGGAAACATCATTAAGGTCTTTGAaagaagcacaaagaagtttcaaagaggTAGATAAAGAAGGTGTAATCAAAAAAGATGCTCACGTTGTGATGGCAGGATCCTCAGGAGAGCAGAAAACAGATATTCATCAGGTTGCTGTCCAGAGGAACAAAAATAGTCTTCAGCCAAAGTCAGGACCCTTTGAGCCAGCAGCCGAGTGGCAAGGGGGAGCAGATACTCTCAGTCAAACTATGGGAAAATCTTGTCATGGCAatttagcagaagaaagaactgagGTTAATCTTCCAAAAGCCCCCAAAGGCAGTGTAAAGATTGTCATAGATCGTGAACAAAATAATGATGCTCTGGAGAAAAGCCTTAGAAGACTATCTAATTCACATCATAAatctattaaaaatgttttggaatcaGGAGACAAAATGGGTGTCTGGACTGATATCACAGGAGAACAGCATCTTAGAGATGAATATATGAGCAGACAATTAACTTCAACTGTATCAGTTAAGAATAATCTAAAAACTAAAGAATCAGACAGGGAAGTGAGAGAGCTGAAGAAGGATGATGACTTTAATTCCGTCCAATCTGCTGATAAAACCGTTGGAAAGCAACAGACATATGAACGGAGAAATGACCACCAGAAAACGGAGGCTTTTCATATAAAGAGTCCTAAAAAGAccgaaaatattaaaatattaactgaTACACAAAACTCCAAGCCCAGTCCCACCCAGCATCCAGTCAGCATGCCAGTTGGAGGAACTTACAAGATTTCAGGGGACTTTCAGAAGCAAACTTTGTTaaagcaagaaacaaaatattctaataagaatataaaacaaaagaatataaacttTCAACCAATGTGGCAGCCTTTGCCTGTAGAGCAAGACACAACCAGTGTAACAGAAGTGAAAGtctctgaaaaaaatcacaatacaTTTAAGACAACCAACAAAAAGCAGGAGACTGATGTTCACTGGAAAAGCCAGGACTTTCTAATGAAGACAAATACTTCCACAGACTTAAAAACGGCAATGGAAAGGTCCTTGAGTCCAATCAACTTTAACCCTGAGAATAATGTAAAAGAAAGTGAGTGCCCCCTTCCACCTCcatctccacctcctccaccacctTCTAATGCATCATCTGAAATTgaatttcctcttcctcctccacctcctttaATGATGTTTCCTGAAAAAAATGGGTTTCTTCCTTCACTGTCCACAGAGAAGATAAAGGCTGAATTTGAAAGCTTTCCAGgcctccctcttcctccacctccagTAGATGAGAAATCTGAAAGAGAAAGTCCATCGATGTTtctgccgcctcctcctcctccaactccatctcaaaacccaGCACATCTCCTTTCCTCCTCTGCTCCAGAAAAGCACAGTGGAGCCTTCATGCAACAATATTCCCAAAAAGAAGCCTCAAACTCTCAGAATTCTCAGGCTAAAATCATAACAGGAAAATCAGGTGTGTTGCCACCTCCCACATTGCCCAAACCCAAACTTCCCAAGCATATAAAAGATAATAAGAACCATTTCTCCCCCAAAGTTGAATTGACAAACTCCCTGTCAGATATGGAATGTAAAATTACTACCTCAAAGGAtcaaaaaaaagtaatgatgATGACCAGCAGTGAACACATAGAGACAAAGCAGAACGTTATTAGTAAGAGTCTtgatgaaagaaaacaattatttgttgaCTCTGCaaactgtctctcacacacagTTCCAGGAACTTCAGCACCCAAGAAAAAACAGATTGCACCTCTTATAAAATCTCATTCATTTCCAGAGAGTTCAGGACAACAAAGTCCAAAACCTTATATGAGAAAATTTAAGACACCTTTAATGATTGCTGAAGAAAAATATAGACAACAAAAAGAAGAacttgaaaaacagaaacaggagAGTTCTTACTACAACATTGTTAAAACTGAAAGCCAAAATCAACACATATCAGAGGTGGAAAAGGAAATGCCATTACGAAAAACCAATGAGGAGGTTTCCGTATCTGGAATCGATTCAGAGCGCACTGTGGTTCAACCCAACCCAGGCTCTCAAAGTAATGCTCAGGTACTAGGAGTGTGTTCTGATAACCAGCTCTCCACAACATCGCCAGTGACAGTCACTGCCAAGAGGCTCCACCATGTTTTAGCAGCCTCAGAAGACAAAGataagatgaaaaaggaagtttTACAAAGCGCAAGGGACATTATGCAATCCAAATCAGCTTGTGAAATTAAACAAAGTCACCAAGAATGTAGTACCCAACAAACACAACAGAATCAGTATTTGGAGCAGTTGCACTTGCCCCAAAGCAAACCAATTTCCCCAAATTTCAAAGTTAAAACCATCAAGCTTCCAACTCTAGATCATACATTAAATGAAACAGACCACAGCTATGAAAGTCATAAACAGCAATCTGAGGTTGATGTTCAAACCTTTGCCAAACAACAATATCTGGAAACCAAGAAAACTGAAGCAAGCACTGAATGTAGTCATAAGCAATCTCTGGCTGAAAGACATTACCAGCTACCtaagaaggagaaaagagtgaCAATAAAATTGCCTACAGAATCCATACAGAAGAACCATGAAGATAAGCTCCAGATAGTTCCTGGGAAGCAAGAAGAATTTGCGGGATCTGACAGAGGGAAACTTCCaggaagtgaagaaaaaaataagggacCATCAATGATTAGTCGAAAAGAAGAGAGATtaataactgaaagaaaacaagaagtttTGAAGAATAAATCAGCACCAAAGGTCGTTAAGCAAAAGGTTATTGATGCACATCTTGATTCACAGACTCAAAATTTTCAGCAAACACAAATACAGACCTCTGAAAGTAAAGCTGAACATAAAAAATGGCCCCAGCCATATAATAGTCTGCAGGAAGAAAAATGTCTCCAAGTCAAGGGCATACAACAGAAACAAGTCTTCTCTAATACTAAAGATTCAAAGCAAGAGATTACACAGAACAAATCTTTCTTTTCCGCTGTGAAAGAATCCCAGCAGGATGATGGAAAATGTGCCGTAAATATAGTGGAATTCTTGAGAAAACGTGAAGAACTACAACAGATTTTGTCTAGAGTAAAACAGTTTGAAGCAGAGCCAAATAAAAGTGGCCTTAAAACATTTCAGACACTGTTAAATACTATCCCAGGATGGCTGAtaagtgaagaaaagagagaatatgcAGTTCACATTGCCATGGagaataatttagaaaaagtaaaagaagaaataacacatATTAAAACTCAAGCGGAAGATATGCTTGTGTCCTATGAAAATATAATTCAGACAGCCATGATGTCCTCCAAAACAGGAAAATCGGGCAATAAACCCACTAGTCTTGATGAAGCATCATCCAAAGTATCTAATGTTCATGtcagcaataataaaaatagtgaacagaaagaaaataaaattgccaaAGAGAAAACAGGACAGCACCAAGTAGCAGCTCATCGTGAAGCAGCTGTTCACAGTCACGTGAAAACCCATCAGGAAATTAAACTCGATGAGAGCAACATTCCTCCTCCCTCTTTAAAAACACGCCCACCGTCACCAACTTTTATCACAATAGAGTCTACTGTCCGACGAACGGAAACGCCTACTAAGGACGAGCTTTCTCAGTCCCCCAAAAAGGACAGTTATGTTGAACCCCCGCCAAGAAGACCCATGTCGCAAACATCTGAAATTCACAGAGCAAACACTTCCCCTTCTCCACCTAGGAGTCGCTCTGAACAACTCGTCAGACTCAAAGACACCACTGCAAAGTTATCCAAAGGGGCCATCCCATGTCCAGCGGTCACCCCGGTTCCaattgtagagaagaggtctgaAATCATCATGTCTCCTGCAACACTTCGTCGTCAAATTAAGATAGAAACTCGTGGTAGGGACTCTCCACCTACAATCACAATACCAGTAAATATACATCATACTCCTAGTGGTTCCTCCAGAGAATCTATGGAAGCTcaagaggaaatcaggaaagtgGAGAAAAGGGCTACTTACGTTCACAATGCTGGACTCAATTCCACTGATCCCATAGTGCCCGACACTGAAAGCTATGATGCAGTTGAAATCATCCGCAAGGTTGAAGTGCCTCCTCGCCGCTCAGAGCACACACAGAGATATGAAGCAGCCAACCGCACTGTTCAAATGGCTGAAAATTTCGTGAATGACcgtgaaaatgaaataaacagatgGTTCAGGGAATTTGAGCATGGCCCAGTTTCTGAAGCAAAGTCAAACAGAAGAGTTTATGCAAATGGAGAAACAAACCATAATATACAACAAGAAAGTCATACGTTTTGTCAGGAGGAATTTGGATTAACGTCTTTAGGAAACACGAGTTTTACAGATTTTTCTTGCAAACATCCTAGAGAGCTGCAAGAAAAGATTCCTGTTAAACAGCCCAGGATCTGCTCTGAAACAAGGTCCCTAAGTGAACATTTCTCAGGCATGGATGCATTTGAGAGTCAAATTGTTGAGTCAAAAATGAAAACCTCTTCATCACATAGCTCAGAAGCTGGCAAATCTGGCTGTGACTTCAAGCATGCCCCACCAACCTACGAGGATGTCATTGCTGGACATATTTTAGATATCTCTGATTCACCCAAAGAAGtcagaaaaaattttcaaaagacgTGGCAGGAGAGTGGAAGAGTTTTTAAAAGCCTGGGATATGCAACTTCAGATTCTTCTGCAACTGAGATGAGAACTGCCTTCCAAGAGGAATCTGCATTTATAAGTG